The nucleotide window CATTGACCGACGATCTGACCGGTCTGCCCAATCGTCGTCAGTTGCTCGCATTCGTGAAGGAAAAGCTCGCGCTCGCTCGCCGTGACCGAATGACAGTGACCCTGCTCGTCTTCGACATCGACGATTTCAAGAAATACAACGATCAGTACGGACACGATGCGGGCGACGAAATTCTGATCGAGGTCGGCAAGCTGTTCGCATCATGCAGCCGAAAGTCAGACCTCGTCGCTCGGCACGGTGGTGACGAATTCGTGGTCGTATTCTGGGATCCAGAAGGGCCGAGAGCCGTCGGCTCTGCGCCGCCCGAAGGCGTGATTGACGTGCTGAATCGCTTCCGCAGCGCGTTGCAGCGACACGCCTTTTCGAGGCTGGGGCCGGACGCCGTCGGATGTCTGACCATCAGCGGGGGAATCGCACATTTCCCCTGGCAGGCGACCACGACCCGGGGGCTGATTGAGGCGGCGGATCGTGCACTCCTTCAGGCGAAAGCCGCCGGGAAAAATCGATTCTGGGTGGTTGGCCGCGGGGATGTCGGCATCGAGGTTGAGAAGGCCTGAACAGGCCGTACGTCTCCGGGCGGCGGACAGCCCCGTTCAGATGCCGGCGCCGTGGCAGAATTCGAAGACCGGATCCGCAAATTCACCGACCGACTGATCGAGCAGCGAGTACGTTCCCATCACCATGAGCGGAGGCGAATAGACGTGGAGTGTCACCAGTTCGGCACTTCCCGGTTGAAGATTCGATATCTGGTGAATGTCCGCATCCTGGGAACCGCACACCTGGCCCTCGTGCAGTTCTCGCGACGAGGCGGCGTAAATAAGGCCGTTGGCGCTCTTATTGAAGTATGTTTCCGTCGCGACGCCTTTGAGAATGCGCACCCCGCAGCTTGAGCCTCGGTGGTCATGGATCGGACTGCGTTGGCCGTTCTTCCAGCAGAGGATCAATGCATGGTATCCCGGACCGGCATGCATCAGGTTGCGACGATAGGTCTCGCCGCCGAACTTGACGAAGTCCTTCACGTCATTGAGCGTGATCGACAGTTCCGCCAGCATCGACGTCAGTTCATCGAGCGGCACGCGCTGCGGATGGCAGTCCATTCGGGCGAGAAAATCGGATAACTTCAGCATCTTGGCGACTCCACGTCCGCACCGCATTCAACCACAGAAGATTCTACCACGTGCCAGCCGCCGGCGCCGCCGGAGCGGCGTCACTTCTTCATTTTTTCGATCAGAATTCTGGCGGTCTCGGGTCGCATGATCCGCGGGTCCGGCAGCTTTCCAGCCTGCAATTCCTCGCGAATCTGCCTGCCGGAAATCGAAACCGGCTTTTCATTGGGATGCTGCTCAACCAGGGCGACACGACCGACGCTTTCGTAAAAAGCGGCAAATCCGACCTTGACCGGCTGAATCTCCAGCTTGCCGGGCAGTTGATCGTAGATGCGCTGGGCATCGAGCCCGTCCCAGATGTCGCTCCCGTCATCATAAGGGGCATCGGCATGCTTTCGACCGATGATGATGTGGGTGAAACCGTAGTTCTGTCGGTAGATGCCGTGCATGACGGCCTCGCTCGGGCCGGCGTAGAACATCTTGATATCAAGGCCGAGGAGTATGACGCGGTCGTGCAGTGTGTAGGACTTGCCGGCCCAGAGTGCCTCATCCTTGTCACCTTGTCCAAGGGCGTTCTGCTCGATCAGTGCCTCATACGTGGCCATGCGCGTCGCGGCGTCCACGTCGTCCGATTTGGTCTCGCCGATCAGCGGGTTCAGCACGGCGCCGGCGGTATCGCAATCCCGTATCAGCGTTTCGAGACCGTAAATCAGCGCATACTCGTGGGCGCGGTGCAGCGGGTTGCGCGTCTGAAAAGCAACGACCTTGGTCCAGCCCTTCGCGGCGAAGAGCTTCCGGGTTTCTTCCGGTCGCAGGACGTATTTCCCGTATTTCGGATTCTTCGGTTGGGGCAATACCTCGATTTCGCCGCCGACGAGCGCGTCGCGAGGGTCCGTCATGACCATGCGCCCGCCGGGGTGGTCGGTCCGGTCGGTTCGATAGACGGATTTGATGTACTTGGCTTTCTCGTAGTCGAAGAGGTCGCCGATCGTCAGCATCCCGACGAGTTGCCCTTGTCCGTTCTTCAACTGAACCTTCTGCCCGACGGAAAGCGAGGCGGCCTGGTCGGCGTAAATCGGGAGGGAGATCGGGATGGTCCACGCGTAGGATTCGCCGTTATGCTCAAGCGTGCCGGTGTCCAGGCTGTGATGCCATTGGTCTTTGCTCATTGGTCCGGTCAGCGGGCTCAATGCGCCGTCGCCGAATCGGTAGACGCTGGATAGGTCCGCGTCGTCCACCGCGATGGTTTCGAGGCTCGAAGCCTCCTTCTCGAATTCGGCCATTCGTTCAAGGGCGACGGTTCGATTGACCGGGGCCGAAAGTCCGCCGTGTACGGGGATCAGGTCACTCATCTGGCGTCTCACAGTGTATTTGATGTGGCGCGAACAAGCCTCGTTATAATTGGGACGCATCTTAGATGCCGGGGGTGGATCATTCAACCTCGCGGGAAATCGGTCGGGCAGTCAGACGCCGTTGTGAGTGACGTGCATCATTGATCACTGTAAACGTGAATCTGGCGAGTTGTGGATATCCGATTCGGATCGGCTCCGGCCTGCTCGATCGGGCCGGTGATGAATTCACCGCGCTGACGCGGGGCACTCGCGCGTCCATTGTGACGGACGCCAACGTGGGGCCGCTCTACGCGGCTCGATTGGCGGATTCGCTCTCACGATGCGGTGTCGACTCGGCGATTTTCACGATCCGGGCAGGCGAGGCGGCCAAGTCCATGGACTCGGTGCGAGACCTGTACGACCGGCTCGCGGAACGCCGACACGCACGTGGGGAGCCCGTGATCGCGCTGGGCGGAGGGGTCGTCGGAGATGTGACGGGTTTTGTCGCCGCAACGTGGATGCGCGGTGTGCCGCTGATTCAGATTCCCACGACACTTGAGGCGGATCTCGACGCGGCAGTCGGCGGCAAGACCGCGGTGAATCATGCGGCGGGAAAAAACCTGATCGGAGCATTTCATCAGCCGGAACTTGTCCTTATCGATGTCGATTGTCTGTCAACGCTGGCTAATCGCGACTTCACGGCTGCTCTGGCGGAATCAGTGAAACACGCCGTCATCGAGGGCGATGAGTTTGTGCAGTGGCACGAGCGCCATGTTGATCAGATTCGGAATCGTGATTCGGCAACCACGATCGAATTGATTCGCCGCAATTGCGAGACCAAGGCGGCAATCGTGGCGTCGGATGAGCGCGAGCGATCTGTCGAGAGTGTCGGACGCGCGGCACTGAATCTGGGCCATACAATGGGGCACGCGCTTGAGGTGGCGAGCGGTTACGAACTGCGACATGGCGAGGCGGTGTCACTTGGCCTGATTGTGGCGATGGATCTCGCGGTGCGATGGGTTGGATTCGATGAAGCAATTCGTCAGCGAATCGAGCGTTTGATAGGCGCGCTCGGGCTGACCCTCCGTGTGAAAACCGCGCTCAACCGAGGCGTGATTGCCGGGTTCCTTGAAGTCGACAAAAAGCGTGGTCAGTCGGGCATCCGATTCGTCCTTCCTCGGCGACTGGGGGAACTCTGCTGGCATAACTGTCCCGGCAGCAATGAATTAAGCAAAAGCCTGGACCGAATCGACTGACGCCACGCCGGTATTTCGCAGAGGAATTTCGCACACCGGGGGAGGTGGGATTGTAACGAATATGATGGATGTTGGGGCGAAGATGTTGGGGCGAAGTTGAGAATTGGGGTGCTCCACCATCTTCGTTTAGAAGTCCATATTAATGCGGTGGTTAGGTCGAAATTGGTCCCGATAATTTGGAACAAGAATGTGGCTTGCGCGTTGATTTCGGTCCCAGATTCGGTATATGATACGCAGCGTAAGAGCCATGTTCGGAGTGATTGCGCACACTGGTTTTTTGGGGAAAGTCGCGCTTGGGGAAACTCTGAAGGTTGGCTGGGGAAAAGAAACAGATGCTTAAGGGTTTAAAACGCGCATCTATTCTGTGCGTGGCGGTGTTGATGGCCGCCTCGACGGCAAAAGCTGCGCCCTATTTGTATGGCGACTTCATCGGAATGAATCCGGGTGAAGTTGACTTTCTCCAGGTCAAGGAGAACAGCGTAACGGATCCCGGCCTGATTCCGCTTTTCGACGGAAATGGAATGCCGATTCGGATCGGTAATACGCTGAAGTTCACTCCGACGACTTTTGTTTCATTTGCTCAGGGCGGCTCGGCTGACACGACGAGCGGCACGCTCACGATGCGCATCCGGGCGGACGTCGGACAGTTTCTCGGAGAAATTCGAATTCGTGAGATCGGCGATGCGTCTCTACTGGGTTCCGGCAATGCGGCCACCGCCGCGACCATAAACGGTCTGCTGGTGCTCAGCGACATTGACCCCGGCCTGCTCAGCACGCAGACCAGTATTCTGACTGTCAACCCCGCAGCACCGTACACGCTGCCCGGCACCGGCTTCGTGGCGTTTGTCGCCGAGACTGTCATCAATCTTACCGGCCTGGGCGTTCGCGAGGTTGCCTTCAACTTCAACAATACGCTGCAAACCACCAGCCAGAACGGCACGACTTCGTTCATTCAGAAGAAGGAAATCCAGATCATCGTTCCGGAACCGGGCACCGTCAGCCTCCTGATCGTTGGCGCGGCCTTGATTCTCCGACGGGGGCGGCGCCGGCCCATCTGAGACGCCCGGCCCGAAACCAGTTCGCACATCAGCGATTCACCAAGTCACCAATTCGAAGGCTCGCGCGAGGAATCGCCGGGCCTTTTTTCATGCGATGTTCGGGAAGCTCCCGTTAGAGACCTGATGTTACGCGAAGGCTTCGGCGTCTGATAATCCGGCGTGCGTCATTTTCGGGCGTGGTGGTGGCACTTCCGCGCGCGACCGGCTTGAATTTGCCCGTGGGCCGTTCCTAACATCGATTGATCATTCGATCATGACGCCCGACATCCGTGCAGCGTCACTGATCGTGCTGTCTGAACAAATCCACTCACGAGTGGGGGGAACTTCCTATGAGAATCAGGATCGCGGTTGCGCTGACACTTTGCGCGTGGGCGACTCATGGCGTTTCGCCGGCCGTTGCGTCTCCGTTCAATCATGGTGACTTTCCGTCGCCCGCTCCGGGCGGCGTCGACTTTCTGCAGGTGACGGAGGACTCGACAACGGGCACGCCGCCAATCTTTGAGGAACCGATTCGTGCCGGGGATAAGCTCATTTTTCAGCCTTCGGCATTTGCGGCATTTGGATTCGGTGGGACATCGGATGTGATGAGTGGCGTTCTGACCATGAATATCCGAGCGGCAGCCGGTGAGTTTCTCGACTATCTCGTTCTTCGGGAACAGGCGGACTATTCGCTTCTGGGTGGAGGAACGGCCGCGACCTTTGCGAGTATTTTCAGCCAGGTCACGGTTGAAGATGTGACGCCCGGGGGGCATGGACTGTTCGGTGGCCCGATGAGCTTTTCGCCTTCATCGAGTTTCACGTTGCCCGGTTCGCAGTTCGGTGTCGCGGAAGGATTGCTCGTCATCGACCTCAGCGGTTTGGGCATTTCGGAAGTCAAGCTGACAATCGACAACGAAGTGTCAGTTGGAAGCGAGGCGGGCACAACCGCTCTCATTCAAAAGAAAGAGCTGGAGATCCTGCATACGAGCGAATATGTGCCGGAGCCTGCAACCGCGACGCTGCTCGCCTTCGGGGCGCTCGTGATGAGGCGTCGCAGACGGCGATA belongs to Phycisphaerae bacterium and includes:
- a CDS encoding PEP-CTERM sorting domain-containing protein (PEP-CTERM proteins occur, often in large numbers, in the proteomes of bacteria that also encode an exosortase, a predicted intramembrane cysteine proteinase. The presence of a PEP-CTERM domain at a protein's C-terminus predicts cleavage within the sorting domain, followed by covalent anchoring to some some component of the (usually Gram-negative) cell surface. Many PEP-CTERM proteins exhibit an unusual sequence composition that includes large numbers of potential glycosylation sites. Expression of one such protein has been shown restore the ability of a bacterium to form floc, a type of biofilm.) — protein: MRIRIAVALTLCAWATHGVSPAVASPFNHGDFPSPAPGGVDFLQVTEDSTTGTPPIFEEPIRAGDKLIFQPSAFAAFGFGGTSDVMSGVLTMNIRAAAGEFLDYLVLREQADYSLLGGGTAATFASIFSQVTVEDVTPGGHGLFGGPMSFSPSSSFTLPGSQFGVAEGLLVIDLSGLGISEVKLTIDNEVSVGSEAGTTALIQKKELEILHTSEYVPEPATATLLAFGALVMRRRRRR
- a CDS encoding PEP-CTERM sorting domain-containing protein (PEP-CTERM proteins occur, often in large numbers, in the proteomes of bacteria that also encode an exosortase, a predicted intramembrane cysteine proteinase. The presence of a PEP-CTERM domain at a protein's C-terminus predicts cleavage within the sorting domain, followed by covalent anchoring to some some component of the (usually Gram-negative) cell surface. Many PEP-CTERM proteins exhibit an unusual sequence composition that includes large numbers of potential glycosylation sites. Expression of one such protein has been shown restore the ability of a bacterium to form floc, a type of biofilm.) encodes the protein MLKGLKRASILCVAVLMAASTAKAAPYLYGDFIGMNPGEVDFLQVKENSVTDPGLIPLFDGNGMPIRIGNTLKFTPTTFVSFAQGGSADTTSGTLTMRIRADVGQFLGEIRIREIGDASLLGSGNAATAATINGLLVLSDIDPGLLSTQTSILTVNPAAPYTLPGTGFVAFVAETVINLTGLGVREVAFNFNNTLQTTSQNGTTSFIQKKEIQIIVPEPGTVSLLIVGAALILRRGRRRPI
- a CDS encoding cysteine dioxygenase family protein: MRCGRGVAKMLKLSDFLARMDCHPQRVPLDELTSMLAELSITLNDVKDFVKFGGETYRRNLMHAGPGYHALILCWKNGQRSPIHDHRGSSCGVRILKGVATETYFNKSANGLIYAASSRELHEGQVCGSQDADIHQISNLQPGSAELVTLHVYSPPLMVMGTYSLLDQSVGEFADPVFEFCHGAGI
- a CDS encoding sulfate adenylyltransferase, translating into MSDLIPVHGGLSAPVNRTVALERMAEFEKEASSLETIAVDDADLSSVYRFGDGALSPLTGPMSKDQWHHSLDTGTLEHNGESYAWTIPISLPIYADQAASLSVGQKVQLKNGQGQLVGMLTIGDLFDYEKAKYIKSVYRTDRTDHPGGRMVMTDPRDALVGGEIEVLPQPKNPKYGKYVLRPEETRKLFAAKGWTKVVAFQTRNPLHRAHEYALIYGLETLIRDCDTAGAVLNPLIGETKSDDVDAATRMATYEALIEQNALGQGDKDEALWAGKSYTLHDRVILLGLDIKMFYAGPSEAVMHGIYRQNYGFTHIIIGRKHADAPYDDGSDIWDGLDAQRIYDQLPGKLEIQPVKVGFAAFYESVGRVALVEQHPNEKPVSISGRQIREELQAGKLPDPRIMRPETARILIEKMKK
- the aroB gene encoding 3-dehydroquinate synthase, with protein sequence MITVNVNLASCGYPIRIGSGLLDRAGDEFTALTRGTRASIVTDANVGPLYAARLADSLSRCGVDSAIFTIRAGEAAKSMDSVRDLYDRLAERRHARGEPVIALGGGVVGDVTGFVAATWMRGVPLIQIPTTLEADLDAAVGGKTAVNHAAGKNLIGAFHQPELVLIDVDCLSTLANRDFTAALAESVKHAVIEGDEFVQWHERHVDQIRNRDSATTIELIRRNCETKAAIVASDERERSVESVGRAALNLGHTMGHALEVASGYELRHGEAVSLGLIVAMDLAVRWVGFDEAIRQRIERLIGALGLTLRVKTALNRGVIAGFLEVDKKRGQSGIRFVLPRRLGELCWHNCPGSNELSKSLDRID